The genomic interval TGCGGCACATTGTAGGCCAGCAAAAAGGCTATCACCCCCCACCAGCCGAGGTGCATCGCCAGAATGACCCCGATCATGGCGGCCATGGGCTTGGCCCGGGACCAGAACAGCGTGTCGCCGATGGCGCCCAAGGGGCCGCACAGCCGCTCCTTGAAGAGCCTTATGGGCCGATCCTCTGTCCAATTCTGCGCCACGGCCTGCTGTTCCAGTTTGGCCACTGCGCCCAGCACCCACGAAGCGGTAAAGGGATGGGTGTTGAAGAACTGCAGGTGGCGCTGAAGGAAGGCCCGGCGCTGCTCCTCCGTGCGAGCAACCCTCCTGGCAATGGGGAGCATCGCAAAGCAGAAACCCAGGGCGAGCATGCGCTCGAAATTCCACGAGCCCTGGATGAAAAAGGAGCGCCACCACACACGCCAGAGATCGCCTCTTCGCACCAGCTCGCGCATGGCTACTGCCTTGCACTTTCACGCCAAACAAAGAAAGAGCAAACCCACTCCCAAACCCGCAGCCGCTGCCCACAGGTTCCTCCGCGAGAGGAGCAGCATGGACACGGCGCCAACCCCCGCACCGATCAGAATCGCCCGCGTGAAACCAAACGCACCCTCCCAGGAGAGGGGCACCATGGCCACTACCCTGGAAAGCAGCCACACGCCCATAACGGTTCCGACTGCGGTGAGGACCGCACCCGCCACAAAGGACAGCACCACAGCAGCCACGTGGCAGGCCGCCACACCAGCCGCATCGCCGCGTGCTGCCGCCGCATCGGCACGGTGCAGAAGCGCGACGTTCGCGCGCCGGCAGCCGGTAACCACCGAGCCACCAACAAAGGCTACCACCACGCCCCAGGCGATGGCAGCACAGAGTAACACCTCGGGACGATTGATCGCCCGGCTAAGCCAAATGGCAACGCTTGCGCTCACCAAGGCTCCCACGTTCCCCTCGTTGATGCGCACCCCGCCCACCGGCACTTCGGCCAGCCACGGGAGCTCAAGCAGGATGCCCACGGTCAGCCCCAGCTGCAGGTCGTGAAGCACAAGCCCAGCCAGCGTACATGCCACTAAGGGATGCGAAATCAACACCTGGAAAGCAGCAGTGGTATCGCTGGCGACCACGCCTCCGATGAGGCAAATCAACAGCACTTCTTGCGAAGGAGGTGCCATTGCCCGCAGACACCGTCTTGAATTATATGCAATTCCTGCCTAAGAATCAACCGCAAAACCGCGAGGTCGCGGTCACGGGGCGCAGCCCCTCATGCCACCCGCGCCACCAACTGCTCGCTCAGCTCCACGAGGGCGTCCACTGCTTGGCAGGGCCGCAAGACCGAAAGCGCGTCGCGCGCCGCCTGCAGCTCATCCCGGACCACTGCCTCCGCTTGCGCAATGACGCCCAGCGCGCGGAACAGCTCTTCCACCTGGTCCAACTCCTCGGTGGTCAGGGAGCGCCCAAAGTGACCCATGAGCCAGTCCCGCTGTTCGTGAGACATAAGCGGTTGGGCAGCCACCACCAGAAAGGTCTTCTTCCCCTGCGTCAGGTCGCTCCCCCGCGGCTTTCCGGACACTGCCGCCGGCGAAAGAAGGTCGAGCAGATCATCCTGCACCTGAAAGGCAATGCCCAAATGAGTGCCGTACGCGCGCAGCGCCGCCACCTCTGCTGCGCTCCCGCCGCCGACCAGACCGCCCAGTTCGCATGAGGTGGCCAGCAGACAGGCGGTCTTTTTGCGCACCATGAGCAGATAGTCGGCCATGCTCACCGGCGGGCGTGACTCAAACTCCTTGTCGAGAGCCTGGCCTTCGCACACCTCGATGATCCCCTGCGTGAACACCCTCGCCATCTCTGTCAAGCGCGGCGAGGGCTGGCTCAACAGCGCGCGATAGGAGAGGGCCACCAGACCGTCGCCAGCCAAAATGGCGGTGCCCACATCCCATTTGACATGCACGGTGGGCCGACCGCGCCGCGTGTCATCGTGGTCCATGATGTCATCATGAACCAGCGTGAAAGTGTGGAGAAGTTCCACCGCTGCAGCCGCCGGCACGGCCGCTGCGGCCTCGCCGCCTACGGCCTCTGCAGAAAGAAAAACCAACAGCGGACGAATCCTCTTCCCGCCGCTGTCGATCAGATAGCGCATTGGCTCGTAGAGAAGCCGCGGTTCCTGCGCCGCACAGAGCTCCGCCAACGGCGTTGCCAACAAGGCGCGCAGCTCACGCGCCTTTTCCTCAAGAACTCCCACCCTCAGCGGCCCTCCATGAATCGGCCTTTCAGGAAGTAGCGCACCTCGCGCAGCCGCTCAACCTCGGCGCACCCGGTTAGGAACATGGCCAGGCGGAGCTCTTCGCGCCATTGGGCGATGAGTTCCTCGACGGTCGGCCCCTCCTGCGCGAACAGAGCCTTCAGGAAAGGTGCGGCAGCCCCCGCCATCTCCGCGCCAAGCACAAGGGCCTTGGCCACATCCAAGCCGTCGCGCACTCCGCCGGATGCAAGCACATGCAGGCCTGGGATGGAACGGAGCTCCTGCAAACACAAAGCGGTGGGAATGCCCCAGTCCCAGAATTTCTCCGCAAGACGTGGATCTGCGCCGCGGTAATACTCCACGGCAGCCCATGAGGTGCCGCCCGCCCCGCTCACGTCGATGTAGCGGACGCCGATGTCTGCCAATCGCTGAGCCACTTCCTTGGAGATGCCTGCGCCGGTCTCTTTCACAATGACCGGCACCGGCAGTTCCTCCACAAGCTGCTGCAAAGCGGCCAACACGCCGCCGAAATCGGTGTCTCCCTCTGGTTGCAGCGCCTCGTGCAATGGGTTGAGGTGGACCGCCAACGCATCCACCTCCACCATGCGCAGGATGCGCTCAACGGCGCCAAGTCCTCCCCTCTGCGCCACCTGCGCCGCCCCGATGTTGCCGACCAACGGAATATCCGGCGCCAGCTCCCGCACCGCACTGAAGCTGCGGAGGTGCTGCTGATTCTCCAAGAGCTGCCGCTGGCTGCCCAAGCCAAGAGCCACGCGCTGACTCTGACAGGCCTGCGCCAAACGCGTGTTCACTTCTTCTGCCTGGGCAAAGCCGCCGGTCATGCCGGTTATCATCAGCGGCATGGAGAGGGCCCTGCCGAGAAAAGTCGTGCCAGTGTCAACCCTGTCTAAGGCCACCTCCGGCAGGGCACAGTGCACGAGCTGCATCTGCTCAAAGCCCGTGGTGAGCCTCCGGAAGCTCACGTCCTGCGACAGGCAGATCTCCAAGTGGTCCGCTTTGCGCGCCGCAACACGGTCACCGCCATTTGTGTGGCTCTTCTCGTCGCCTGACCCTGTCAAGTCCCTCTGCTCCATCTTATAGCCCCGTCGGGTATGGGTCAAAGGTAAGCAAAATCCGATTCCCTGTCAAGGGAAAGTTCCCTGTCTGCGGCTCTTGGACACGCAGAATTTACTTGCGCCTGTCAGCTTTTTTTCTTAACATATGCAGGCCCGTGGCGGCCAAGCACAAGGAGGAAGCGACGATGGAGGAGTGCCGACCGATTCACCAATGAAAGGACGCTGATTGTCCGACGCCCTCTACAAGGCTCTGCGCCTGCTGCGCTGCTTCTTTCGTTATGAGGTGGCA from Calditrichota bacterium carries:
- a CDS encoding PTS system mannose/fructose/sorbose family transporter subunit IID, whose protein sequence is MRELVRRGDLWRVWWRSFFIQGSWNFERMLALGFCFAMLPIARRVARTEEQRRAFLQRHLQFFNTHPFTASWVLGAVAKLEQQAVAQNWTEDRPIRLFKERLCGPLGAIGDTLFWSRAKPMAAMIGVILAMHLGWWGVIAFLLAYNVPHLWFRAHALFQGFREGFDVVRRISVRRFQPYGDRLATAGAGILGLLLASSGKWLGPGASSLAVGAGSALLSCLALRSGRFSVPAVVLALLVAGVLVGAAMD
- a CDS encoding polyprenyl synthetase family protein; the encoded protein is MGVLEEKARELRALLATPLAELCAAQEPRLLYEPMRYLIDSGGKRIRPLLVFLSAEAVGGEAAAAVPAAAAVELLHTFTLVHDDIMDHDDTRRGRPTVHVKWDVGTAILAGDGLVALSYRALLSQPSPRLTEMARVFTQGIIEVCEGQALDKEFESRPPVSMADYLLMVRKKTACLLATSCELGGLVGGGSAAEVAALRAYGTHLGIAFQVQDDLLDLLSPAAVSGKPRGSDLTQGKKTFLVVAAQPLMSHEQRDWLMGHFGRSLTTEELDQVEELFRALGVIAQAEAVVRDELQAARDALSVLRPCQAVDALVELSEQLVARVA
- a CDS encoding type 2 isopentenyl-diphosphate Delta-isomerase, translated to MEQRDLTGSGDEKSHTNGGDRVAARKADHLEICLSQDVSFRRLTTGFEQMQLVHCALPEVALDRVDTGTTFLGRALSMPLMITGMTGGFAQAEEVNTRLAQACQSQRVALGLGSQRQLLENQQHLRSFSAVRELAPDIPLVGNIGAAQVAQRGGLGAVERILRMVEVDALAVHLNPLHEALQPEGDTDFGGVLAALQQLVEELPVPVIVKETGAGISKEVAQRLADIGVRYIDVSGAGGTSWAAVEYYRGADPRLAEKFWDWGIPTALCLQELRSIPGLHVLASGGVRDGLDVAKALVLGAEMAGAAAPFLKALFAQEGPTVEELIAQWREELRLAMFLTGCAEVERLREVRYFLKGRFMEGR
- a CDS encoding PTS sugar transporter subunit IIC, which produces MAPPSQEVLLICLIGGVVASDTTAAFQVLISHPLVACTLAGLVLHDLQLGLTVGILLELPWLAEVPVGGVRINEGNVGALVSASVAIWLSRAINRPEVLLCAAIAWGVVVAFVGGSVVTGCRRANVALLHRADAAAARGDAAGVAACHVAAVVLSFVAGAVLTAVGTVMGVWLLSRVVAMVPLSWEGAFGFTRAILIGAGVGAVSMLLLSRRNLWAAAAGLGVGLLFLCLA